In Achromobacter xylosoxidans A8, a single window of DNA contains:
- a CDS encoding N-acyl homoserine lactonase family protein has product MTLPRYEVYALRYATVARRRSQNFITPPDPHDGPMPMDYFVWVIRHGARVYLVDTGFNEEAARARGREFLRCPIDALEKLGIAPADIRDVIVTHLHYDHAGNIRKLPHARLHLQESELHYACGCNMRFDMLRHAYAVEDVVDVVRGVYDKRVAFYHGHDEIAPGLQLLHIGGHTRGLQAVRVHTARGWMVLASDASHYYDNMGRDAPFPIVDNVADMLAGYEILLKFAESPDHIVPGHDPQVRTRYPGLAGMGTEVVALHLGHASNPS; this is encoded by the coding sequence ATGACGCTGCCCCGCTACGAAGTCTATGCCCTGCGCTACGCCACGGTGGCGCGCCGGCGCAGCCAGAACTTCATCACGCCCCCAGACCCGCACGACGGCCCGATGCCGATGGACTATTTCGTCTGGGTCATCCGCCATGGCGCACGCGTCTATCTCGTCGACACCGGATTCAATGAAGAGGCGGCCCGGGCGCGCGGCCGCGAGTTCCTGCGCTGCCCGATAGACGCGCTGGAAAAGCTGGGCATCGCGCCCGCCGACATCCGCGACGTCATCGTCACGCATCTGCACTACGACCATGCGGGCAACATCCGCAAGCTGCCGCACGCCCGCCTGCACCTCCAGGAAAGCGAGCTGCACTATGCCTGCGGCTGCAATATGCGCTTCGACATGCTGCGCCACGCCTACGCGGTCGAAGACGTGGTCGACGTGGTGCGCGGCGTGTACGACAAGCGCGTGGCGTTCTACCACGGCCACGACGAGATCGCGCCGGGCCTGCAACTGCTGCACATCGGCGGCCACACGCGCGGGCTGCAGGCCGTGCGCGTGCACACCGCGCGCGGCTGGATGGTGCTGGCCTCGGATGCCAGCCACTACTACGACAACATGGGGCGGGACGCGCCGTTTCCCATCGTCGACAACGTTGCCGACATGCTGGCGGGCTACGAGATCCTGCTGAAATTCGCGGAATCGCCGGACCATATCGTGCCGGGACACGATCCTCAGGTCAGGACGCGGTATCCGGGCCTGGCTGGCATGGGCACCGAAGTAGTGGCACTGCATCTGGGCCACGCCAGCAATCCTTCTTGA
- a CDS encoding CobW family GTP-binding protein: protein MAVTAAGPLPVYLLTGFLGSGKTTLLSRLVRSPRFADTAVIINEFGEIGLDHMLVGRADDSDVVLLDSGCLCCAATSSLQDTLESLYYRRQRGEIPAFTRVVVETSGLADPCPVINTLAADPLIARHYRFGGVVATADALHGMVTLDAYREASTQIAIADRIALTKTDLADEAAIEALRSALRGYNASAPIRAVSPDTVDEDAPALFDGLRPEHLDAAVLTAAAPLAAGPLAHVLRYGIVSYAFPQSRPVGWEDYARWTRHMQRHIGDRLLRAKGLLRWTDGTLRAVHGVRHVFATPEPVTVPEGVWQKGAMVLIVQDLSSEDVDEAMRPLDL from the coding sequence ATGGCCGTGACTGCCGCCGGACCGCTGCCGGTCTATTTGCTGACGGGCTTCCTGGGCAGCGGCAAGACCACGCTGCTGTCGCGTCTGGTGCGCAGCCCGCGCTTTGCCGACACGGCAGTGATCATCAACGAGTTCGGCGAGATCGGCCTGGACCACATGCTGGTGGGCCGCGCCGACGACAGCGACGTGGTGTTGCTGGATTCGGGCTGCCTGTGCTGCGCGGCCACCAGTTCGCTGCAGGACACGCTGGAGTCGCTCTATTACCGGCGCCAGCGCGGGGAGATTCCCGCCTTTACGCGGGTGGTGGTCGAAACGTCCGGGTTGGCGGATCCCTGCCCGGTCATCAACACGCTGGCGGCGGATCCGCTGATCGCCCGCCATTACCGTTTCGGCGGCGTGGTGGCGACGGCCGATGCGCTGCATGGCATGGTGACGCTGGACGCCTATCGCGAAGCCAGCACCCAGATCGCCATCGCCGACCGAATTGCGCTGACCAAGACCGATCTGGCCGATGAGGCCGCCATAGAGGCGCTACGGTCTGCGTTGCGCGGCTATAACGCCAGCGCACCCATCCGCGCGGTGTCGCCGGATACCGTGGATGAGGATGCGCCTGCGCTGTTTGATGGACTGCGGCCCGAGCATCTGGACGCAGCCGTGCTGACGGCCGCGGCGCCGCTCGCCGCAGGGCCGCTGGCGCATGTGCTGCGCTATGGCATCGTGTCCTACGCCTTCCCGCAGAGCCGGCCGGTGGGTTGGGAAGACTATGCGCGCTGGACCCGGCACATGCAGCGGCATATCGGTGACCGCCTGCTGCGCGCCAAAGGCTTGCTGCGCTGGACGGACGGCACCTTGCGCGCGGTGCACGGCGTGCGGCACGTATTTGCAACGCCCGAGCCCGTCACCGTGCCGGAAGGGGTGTGGCAGAAGGGGGCCATGGTCCTGATCGTGCAGGACCTGTCGTCCGAAGATGTGGACGAGGCGATGCGGCCGCTGGATTTGTGA